The Couchioplanes caeruleus sequence CACCAGTTGCGCGCGCCGCGCCCAGTCACCACCGAACGCCTGCCGCAACGACGAATAGTCGATCTCCACCGACGTCGGTGCGCTGACCGGTGCCTCATCGGTGCGGTTCAAGCGCAGCATCAGCCCGGTCACCCCGGCAGCTTCAGCCTGCTTACGGCTCAGTACCTCGGAGCTCACCCGCCCGACCGGCTCGGCGGCACTGGCACGCGCGGCGGGCTCACCGCGGCGCGAGCCGGCGCCGAGGAAGGACGCCCGACACGCACCGGCTGCCCCGGGACAGCGACCCGGCCGGAACCCGCGATCGCCACCTCGGCCTTGCCGGGAGACGGCCAGCTCACCGCAGGCGCCTTCCACAGATCCACCTGGGACTCCGACACCTGCCCGTCACGCGTCTTGGCCTTACCGACCGCCACGGAACGGTTCCGGTCGACATCCGCAGACGGCTTGGGCTCCGCCTGGGCCTGGCCTGCAAACGGCAACGAACCCGCCAGAACCACCAACGCCACCGCGATGACAGCCCGCCGAATCCAACGCCACAGAACCGAAAACACGCGCGACGAACCGACCTCAGCGTCCATGCCAGGCATCCCCCGTGAGCTCAAACATTGAGCGCGCCGGATACTACTGACTCCCTACGACAAGCCGCAACAAGATCACCGAGAGTAAGGGCGGATCCGTAGAGGTCGCTTCAGGGCTGTCCAGGAAGGTGGTCGAGCCGGCCTACAACAGCGATGGACGCGTCAGGCACTCGGCGTAGAAGGCCGCGGAATACCTGCGCGATGCAGACGTCGACGATGGCCGTCGCCCGTGGCCGGAACGAGCAGGCATGGCCAGCGCCGGCGCCGCCCACACGGAGCCCGTTGAGCCCGTTGATAGTTGTTCAAACTTTCTGTACGTCTTCAAGGCGGCCCGATACGGGCCGCTCACGCCGCCGCCTGGGCGCGTGGCCGGCGCTTACCTGTCGCACGCGCCGGCGCACGCAGGCAACCCGGCGGCTGGCGTGGAAAGCGGGGATCGGGCCGCAGCGACGACAGAGTCCAACGCGGGGTTGGGAATCTGGTTGGAGGTCGGGGGCCGACCGGCTCGGCCTGGGCGACGCGGCCGAGCTGCCGCGCCGGGCCGCGGGGCGAGTCGCGGCCGTCGAGCGCCGGGTGCGGCGGCGCTTCGTTATGGTCTAGTCGTGGAGAGACTGAGACTTGAACCGATGACTGAGGAGCGGTACCTCGCATACCGGCAGGGCGCTGAGCTGGACTACGCGAAGAACATCGCCGATTCTGGCGCCCTACCGCTGATCGAAGCGCAGCAGAAGGCGACCGAGGACTTCCAGCGGCTGTTGCCCGACGGCTTGCACACCGCAGGCCATCATCTGTGGACTGCCTACGACGGCGCCGAAGAGGTGGGCATGGCTTGGCTGCACGTGGAGGAAAAGTCGGACGGCCGACACGCCTTCGGCTACGACTTCGCGGTCCGTGAGCAGCTACGCCGCAAGGGATATGGCCGTGCCATCATGCAGGCGGCCGAACAAGCCTGTCGGGAGCTAGGCATCGTCTCCGTCGGCTTGAGCGTCTTCGGGTTCAATGCAGGGGCTCGCAGTCTGTACGAGCAGATGGGCTTCGAGGTTACGTCGATCCAGATGCGCAAACGGCTGTAGCGTCGAGGTTCCCCGCGCACCTACGCCTTCTGACTGTTCTCACGGCCAAATTCTTGCCCGAGCCTGGTCTATGCCGGCTCCGCATCAGGGCCCGGTCCATCCGACGTCCTGGGTGACTAACTGAGTGACAATCGTCTGTGATCATGACGGACGGCCACGGACGACGGTGGACTGAGGACCGCAGCTCAGGCAGCTATTGCGGCAGCTCGGTCAAGATCGAAAAGTGCCTGGGTCAAGGGGTCTGGTCGTCCGAGTCCGGCCGATGCTGCTTGATCCTCGCCTCAACGTCATCTCGTCGCCACACCTTGCCCTGGATCAACTCGTCGTAGGGTGCCGGCCAGTCCGGCCGGTGCGTGAGCTGGTAGACGCGCTGACGGCTGATCTCTCCGAGCCGTTGGCGGATCTCGGCCGCACCCATCAGCTTCCTAGGCATACGACCACCTTACAGGCGACCACGGGAGTGGCATTTCACCCAGTCGGTGTGGAACCTGCGCGCGGCGGAGCTGTGGCGGCGCACCAGCATCACCGCCAACCGCTACATCCGCCGGGTCGCCCACGAGCGGGGTATCCGGACCGGCCTGTCGTGACCTACGACAAGTCCGGCAAGGCCCGGACCCGGTGGGTCAGCCCGGTCCGGCTGGAGTTCAGCAAGGCCGCTGAGATGCAGCGCCGCGCCGCGATTCACCTGCACTGCGTGGTCCGCCTTGATGGCAATGACCCTGACCAGCCGGACACCATCGTCGCGCCGCCGCCCGGACTGGACGCACACGACCTGGTCGCCGCTGTCGATCATGCGGTCGCGACCGTCGCCTTCACCACCGCGCCGCACCCGGCCAACCCGGCGGGGTGGACGATCAGTTGGGGCTCCCAGGTCCTCACCAAGGTAATCACCGATGGCGCCGACGGCGAGGTGACCCACAAGCAGGTCGTCGCCTACCTCGCGAAGTACGCCACCAAGTCGACCGAGGTCACCGGGCACGCCTCGAACCGGCTCACCGATGACACCGTCGGCCTGTACGCCGACCCGGACGGCACCCACCCGCAACGGCTCATCGACGCCTGCTGGCGGCTCGGCAGCTTCCGCACCGATCCCACTCCGCCTGGTCCGCTCGCACCCAAGCGCCGCGCTGAACCCGCTCCGGCTGAGCCCTTCGGTGTCCTGCGCACCGACCCGGACTGCGGGGGCTGTACCCGCTACCGGACCTGCCCCACCTGCGCCGCTGAGCAAGTCGCCGCCGCAGACATGGCTCGCCGCGCCCCCGGCCGGGCCGCCGGCCAGTCCGTACCTGAAGCTGCGCCGGTGGGCGCACATGCTCGGCTTCGGCGGCCACTTCCTCACCAAGTCCCGCCGCTACAGCGTCACCTTCGCCATACTGCGCGACGCACGCGTCGTGTTCCGCCGCGCCCAGACCGGCGGCCCCGAACGGGCTGAGCCGGTCGCCGAGCCCACCACGCTGGTCGTCAACTTCCTGCAGTTCGTCGGCGCCGGCTGGCAGACACCGGCCGACGCCATGCTCGCCAACACCTCCGCCGCCATGGCCCGAGAACACGCCGAAACCGCCAGACAGCACCTTCAGACCCTGGCCGCGTGAACGGCCGACAACCGTCAAGCCCGCCTTGACGCCACGCTGCGAACTGAGGCGGTCGGAACTCTCTCGGATAGGAGCAACAGACTGATGGCGACAGCGTCGGCGTCAGCGGCGGCAGTCGACAGGCTGTGGACGATCGATGACGTCTCAGCCTTCCTTCGGGTACCGATTGCGACGCTCTATCAGTGGCGGCACCATCGCGTCGGCCCACCGGCATTCAAGGTCGGTCGCCACCTGCGATACGACCCGACGGCCGTGCGCGCATGGCTCGTCTCCCAGGAGGCGTGAGCGGTGCCCGTCGACGACACGTGGTACCTGACGAAGCGCGGCCCGGATGGGGACGGTTGCCATCCCGCAAACACGGGCGGGGCAAACGCTGGCGCGTCCGTTGGGTCGACAACCATGGCAGCGCCCGTGAGCGGCACTTCGAGCGCAAGGCGGACGCCGACCGGTACGACGCCAACGTGCGCGCCGACCTCAGCCGTGGCCAGTACATCGATGACAGGGCCGGGCGGGTCACGGTTGCCGACCTCGCCGAACGGTGGCGTGCCGACCAGTTGCACATCCCGAGCACGGCCATCCGGGTCGAGCACGCCATCCGGTTGCACATCGTCCCCGGCATCGGGCAGATGCAGGTCGGGCAAGTACGCCCCAGCAAGGTTCAGGCGTGGGTGAAGGACCGTGCCCAGGTGCTGGCACCGACCACTCTGCGGGTGGTGTACGGCTACCTGAACGCCATCTTCGCCTCGGCGGTACGCGATCGGCTCATCGCCAGCTCGCCCTGCGTCGACATCCGCCTGCCGGGCATCGACCGCGACAAGCGGGTGATCCCGACGCCGGAGCAGGTGCACCGCTTGGCCGAGCTGATGCCGCCCCGTCTCGCGGCGACCGTCTACGTCGCGGCCGGCTGCGGTCTGCGGCTCGGCGAGGTGCTCGGGCTGGAGGTCGGCGACATCGACTTCGACGCTGCCGAACTGACGGTGCGCCAGCAGTTGAAGATGCACAAGGGTCGCCCGCCGTACCTCGGCCGACCGAAGACGAAGACGAGCACCCGCAATGTCGAGCTGCCGGACGTGGTGGCGACTGCGCTGCGCGAGCACCTGGCGGAGGGCTGTGCGCCCGTGGAGGTGGACGACGACACCGACCCCCGACGACCGAACCGGCGTCCCGCCGAGCTCGTCTTCCGCGCGGCCAGCGGCGAGCCGGTGAACGCCTCGACCTTCTCCCGTACCTGGACCCCGGTCCGGACGAAGGTCGGTCTGCCGCCACGCTGGGGCTTCCACGGCCTGCGGCACTACTACGCGACGCTGCTGATCCACGCCGGGGCGAGCGTCAAGACGGTGCAGCTCGCGCTCGGTCACTCGACTCCGACGATCACACTCAACGAGTACGTGCACGAGTGGCCGGATGTGCTCGACCGCACCCGCGCCCTGGTCGACGGGGCGCTCGGGACACGAGAAACGGCGGCCACGTCGGCTGGGAGCCGAGCATGACCGCCGCTTGCTACGTTGGGCCCAACTTGGGCCCAAGATCAGACCAGCAGGTGTTTCCGCTGGTCGCAGGCCCGAGAAGGGTCAGACGTTGTAGTACATCTCGAACTCGTGCGGGGTCGGGCGCAGGCGGACCGGGTCGATCTCGTTGGCGCGCTTCCAGTCGATCCACGTCGAGATCAGGTCGTCGGTGAAGACGCCGCCTGCGGTGAGGAACTCGTGGTCCGATTCGAGGCTGTTCAGGACCGCGTCCAGCGAGGCCGGGACCTGCTTGACGCTGCCCCACTCCTCCGGCGGAAGGTCGTAGAGGTCCTTGTCGATCGGGGCCGGCGGCTCGATCTTGTTCTTGATGCCGTCGAGGCCCGCCATCATCTGGGCCGAGAACGACAGGTACGGGTTCGAGGACGGGTCCGGCACGCGGAACTCGACGCGCTTGGCCTTGGGGTTGCTGCCGGTCACCGGGATGCGGGTGCAGGCGGAGCGGTTGCGCTGCGAGTACACCAGGTTGACCGGGGCCTCGAAGCCGGGCACCAGGCGACGGTACGAGTTGACCGTCGGGTTGGTGAACGCCAGCAGCGACGGCGCGTGGTGCAGCAGGCCGCCGATGTACCAGCGGGCCGTGTCGGACAGGCCCGCGTAGCCGGTCTCGTCGTAGAACAGCGGCTCGCCGCCGAGCCAGAGGCTCTGGTGGGTGTGCATGCCGGAGCCGTTGTCGCCGAAGAGCGGCTTGGGCATGAACGTGACGGTCTTGCCGTGCTCCCAGGCCGTGTTCTTGATGATGTACTTGAACATCTGCATCTGGTCGCCGGCGTGCAGCAGCGTCGAGAACCTGTAGTTGATCTCGGCCTGGCCCGCGGTGCCGACCTCGTGGTGCGAGCGCTCCACGGTGAAGCCGACGTCGATGAGGCGGCGGACCATGGCGTCGCGCAGGTCGGAGTAGTGGTCGACCGGCGCCACCGGGAAGTAGCCGCCCTTGTACGCGGTCTTGTAGCCGCGGTTGCCGCCCTCCTCCTCGCGGCCGGAGTTCCAGGCACCCTCGATCGAGTCGATGTGGTAGAAGGACTCGTGGGCTGACGTGGAGTGGCGGATCGAGTCGAAGATGTAGAACTCGGCCTCGGCACCGAAGTACGCCGTGTCGGCGATGCCGCTGGACGCCAGGTAGGTCTCGGCCTTCTTCGCCACGTTGCGCGGGTCACGCGAGTAGGGCTCGCGGGTGAACGGGTCGTGGATGAAGAAGTTCAGCGCCAGGGTCTTCTGGATGCGGAACGGGTCGATGAAGGCCGTGGTCACGTCCGGCAGCAGCATCATGTCGGACTCGTGGATGGCCTGGAACCCGCGGATCGACGATCCGTCGAAGGCGAGGCCGTCGGTGACGACGCTGTCGTCGAACGACTCCACCGGCATGTTGAAGTGCTGCATCACGCCGGGGAGGTCACAGAACCGTACGTCGACGAACTTGACGTCCTCGTCCTTGAGGTATCGCAGGAGTTCCTCGGGATTGGCGAACACACGTCCTCCTGGCACAGATTTTCGAACCGGGGCGGCGTGGGCCGCCTCGTGGCTAGGCTGGTCGCGACGCTATGGGCCGAGGGTTGCCCGGGCGTATCCCTATTGTTTCCGCCGTGTTACGGAGCCTGTTGTCATGGTTTCGGCGTGCTCGCGACCCTCGAGGACCCTAACCCCGGTCCCCCGCCGACGGGTACGGATGGCCCGATTACCCTGATCCACCGTGCCGACACCCGCGAAAGAGACATCCGAGCCGGCGGAGTTCGGCCGGCGGTTCGCCGCGCTGGTCATCGACTGGGCGCTGTGCCTGATGGTGGGCGCCTTCTACGCCGATCCGCGGGTGGTGGCGTGGCCGCCTGTGCTCGTACTCGTCGTACTGAACGCTCTGCTCGTCGGTCTCTTCGGACAGACGCCGGGCATGGCGCTGGCCCGCATCCGCTGTGTGTCGTTCGCCGACGGCGGGGCGATCGGCATGGGTAGGGGCCTGATCCGCGGTCTGCTACTGGTCCTGCTGATCCCGGCGGTCATCATGGACGCGGACCGCCGCGGCCTGCACGACCGCGCGGCCGGCTCGATCGTCGTCAAGCGACCGGCCCCGGTCGTCTGAGCGAGGCCCGTCCGCGAGCGAGGCGACCGCGGGCAACCAGAGCAACAGCGCGACGCCGAGCAGCACGTAGAGATTCGCGCCGAGGAAGGCGAGCGGCGGCTTCGGCCCGTTCTCGTACAGGAACGTCACCCGCGTGCAGACCACGACATAGCCGGCGACCGCCAGCCGGAAGACCCCTTTGTGCGTACGGGCCGTCTCGACGCACCGCACCAGGGCGGGCAGCAGCCAGACCCAGTGGTGCACCCAGGTCACCGGGCTGATCAGGCAGCCGACGATGCCGGTCAGGGCCAGCCCGCCGAGCGGGTCGGCGGCGCGTACCCGCCATGCCCACAGCCCGACGGCGGCCAGCACGCCGGCCACCCAGAGCTGCGACTCGACCGCGTCCACCGGCAGCCGGGCCAGGAAGCCACGCAGCGACTGGTTGGACACGTACTCGAGATTGCCGACGCGGTTGGTGTCCCAGAGCGCGGAGGTCCAGAACTCGCGCGAGGCGTCCGGCCAGAACGCGGCGGTCACCAGGGTGGTCGTGGCGGCGGCCGCGATCGCGGTGACCGCGGCCCTCCAGCGCCGGGTGATCAGCAGATACAGGATGAAGATGCCGGGAGTCAGCTTGATCGCGGTCGCGACCCCGATGCCGACGCCGGCCCAGCGCCGTCCCCGCCCCACGCCGAGCAGCACGTCCCCGGCGACGAGGGCGAGCAGCAGGAGGTTCACCTGACCGAAGCCGAACGTCTCGCGCACCGGCTCGAAGAACAGCGCGAGGCAGGACGCGACGGCGACCGCGTACCAGGGCGTCCACCCCCGCCGTTCGATGAGCGGGCAGAGAAACCACCACGTGACCAGCACGGTCGTGACGACGGTGGCGACCGACGCGACGGTGACGATCAGCCACAGCGGCAGCACCGCCATGGGAATCATCACCAGGGCGGCGAACGGAGGGTACGTGAAGCCGTACGGAGTGCCCTCCTTGAGATAGTCGTAGATCATGCCGCCGTCGCGGAACCAGTAGCGGACCGCACCGGAGTAGACGCCGGAGTCGAAATAGAAGTGGTGGACCGCGGTCCAGGCGAGAGCGGCGGCAGCGGCCGCGCCCAGGGCGGCGAGGATCACGATCCGGCGGTTCACGCGATCACCCTACGAGCCCGCCGCCCGCGTACGGCGACCACGGCGAGCGCCACGAGCGCGGCCGTGACCACGAACGCCCCGGGGACGCGGGTGTAGAGCGCCCAGTTGTAGCCGGCCGGGGTGGTGAGCATCGCCGCGAACGCGCAGAGGCCCAGCGTCCAGCGGTTCTCGGCCCGGGCGGCGGCGAGCACGGCGAGCGGCCACGTCGCGTACCAGGGATGGAAGACGGGGGCGCAGAGGACCGTCGCGGCGAGCGCGAGGCCGGCGTGGCCCAGGGGATCGCCGCGCCCCCATGCGCGCCACCACAACGCGACGAGGGCGACGGCCAACAGCACCACCCCGGCGACGCGGGTCACCGGGACGGCGTCGGCACCGGTGACGGCATCGATGGTCAGGCCCACGGCGGTCGAAGGGGAGGTCCAGGCCACGGTGTCGCCGCTGCGTGCCAGCCCGGTCACCCATCCGGCGCCGCGTCCCGACACCGCCGAGAGCGCGACCGTGACGAGCAGGGCGCCGCCGCCGATCGCACCGGCCGGTCGGAGCAGCTCGCGCACCGGTCGACGGCCCGTTCCGGGCAGGGCGGCGAGCACCGCGAAGGGCACCACGACGATCGCCGTCACCTTGACGCCCACCGCCAGGCCGAGGACGGCGCCGGCGGCGACCAGCCCCGCGAGGGGCGGACGCGCGGCGGCGAGTGCCAGGCCGGCCAGGATCAGGCCGACCATCAGCGCGTCGTTGTGGGCGCCGGAAACCAGATGGATCAGGATCAGCGGGCACGCCAGTACCGTCCAGACGGCCCGGGCCGGGTCGATGCCACAGCGGCGGGCAACGGCCGGCACACCCGCCGCGACCAGGGCCACGCCGGCCAGGGCGACGATCCGCAGCCCGGCGACGACCCCGGCGAGCGAGTCGCCGGCCAGAGCGACGACCCAGGACGCGAGCAGCAGGAACAGCGGACCGTACGGCGCCGGCGAATCGGCCCACGACGACGCCACGGAGCCGAGCCACGGGCAGCCGAAGCGAGCGACGCCGGCCGCGTACGGATCCCCGCCGGCGTACTGGACATAGCCCTGGCACGCGTACGAATAGACGTCCGCGCTGCCGAGCGGCAGGAACGGCAGCACCGGCAGGAACCACAGTGCGGCGGTCACCAGCGCCCAGCGCGTCGAGGGGACGGTGCGGCGCCCGGTCCACCAGGCGGCGAGGAGCAGTGCCGTGCCCAGGACCCACAGGATCGGCAGCAGCACCCCGCGCTGCCCGCTGAGCAACGTCACCGGATTGATGCTGGGCGCCCGCGCGAACCCGGAGCCGCCCAGGGAGGCCGTACCCGCGGTGGCGACGCTGCCGGCGAGCCCGCCCCAGCGCACCAGCCGGGGAGTCACCGTCACGCCGAGACCGCCGTCGCCGGTGCGGGCTCGCGCATCCACCTCAGCGAGCGCCAGGCCACCCAGCCCACCAGGCCGGTGACGAGGAACGCGAGCGGCACCTGCAACGGCTTCCAGGCGCCGTCGCCGTTGGGCAGGATCAGGAACATCGAGACCACGACGGTGATCTCGAGCCAGCGCGCCCGCACGGCAGTGACCGCCAGCAGTGCCAGCGTCCAGAAGAGGTACCAGGGCTGGGTGATCGGCGCGAGGAAGATGACGGCCAGGCAGGCCAGCGCGGCACCGTGCAGGGCATCGCCACGCCGGAAGCGCCACCAGAGGACCACGAGAGCGATCAGCAGCATGACCAGGGCGACCGCACGCACCGCGGGCACGACGTCGAGCCGCACGCCGAACCACTTCGCGACGGCGTTGACCGCGATGCCCACCGCCGTGGACGGCGAGGTCCAGCTCCGCGACTCCCCCGCCCCGGACAAGGCGACCGCCCAGCCGAAGCCCAGCCCGGAGACGACCGAGAGCGCGACGAGCGTCGCCGCCGCCCCGGCGACCACCGCGCCGCCGCGGCGCAGGAAACGCGGCAGTCCCTCGCGGGTCAGCTCCAGTCCGTTCGCGGCGAGCAGCGCGGCGAACGGCAGCACCACGCCGACGGTCGTCTTGACCGCGATCGCCGCACCGATCAACGCCCCGCCCGCGACCAGCAGCGCCGTGCTCCGCCGGCCGGCCACCAGGGCGAGACCCCCGATCAGCAGCGCCATCGTGAGCGCGTCGTTGTGGCCGCCGCCGACGACGTGCACCGGCACCAGCGGGCAGCAGAGCACCAGCCACAGGGCCCGCTCCTGCGACGCTCCCGTACGCCGGGCCAGCGCCGGGACGACCACGGCCAGCGCCGCGACCGCCAGCACGGCGTACAAGCGGAAGATGCCGAGCGCGACGGCCTGCGAGCCGAAGGAAGCGGCGACACCGGTCAGCACGATCCAGAGCGGTCCGTACGGCGTCGGCGTGTCCCGCCACACCACCGACACCGACTCGAGCCAGGGGCAGGGCTGCGCGGAGACGCCGACGACCGACGGGTTGAGCCCGGCGTCGAAGAGCGAGCCCTGGCAGGCGTACGCGTACATGTCCCGGCTGGCCAGGGGCGGCACGAAGAGCAGCGGCACGATCCACAGCGCCGCCGTGACGAGGATCCACCGCCGCGACACGGTCAGGCGGCGCCCGTACCACCAGGCGGCGCAGAGGGCGACGAGCCCGGCGATCCAGAGCGTCATGATGAGTACGCCGTTCGGACCGCGCAGGATGCTCATCACCGAGACCCCGCGCCGGATCCACGTCGGCGCGCCGAACAGCACCGCGTCGGCGGCCACGCACACCGACCCGGCGAGGCCGAGCCATCTCACCCCGGCCGGACGGCCCAGCCATGCCGGAGCGGTCACGAGTTCGCCCGCAGGATCGGCACGCCCTCGACGACCGTGTCGAGGTGGTAGTGGGCGGCCAGGTCGGCGGCGATCCCGCCGCTCGGGTCCACCGCCTCCGGCCGGGTGTCGAGCACGACCAGCACGGGCCGCTGCGGCGAGGTCAGCATGGCGCGCAGGCGGGGCAGCGCGTCGGAGATCTTGTCGATCGGTTTCCCCCACAGGTACGGATACGGCGACTGGCGGTCGGCCGCGAAGTAGAGGTACGCCTCCGATTCGAGGACGTAGATGCGGTCGTCGGGGGCGGTGGACGCCCTGATCACGGCCGCGATCCGGTCGTCGCGCGCGGCCAGCGCGGCGTACGGGATCGTGTCGGCCCGCCGGCCCGGCGACATGGGCACCAGCGCGGCCAGCCAGACCAGGGTCGGCAGGGCGACGACCGCGGCGAGCGCCCCGCGTCGCCATGCGGATCCGGCGCTCACCACCGCCGCGGCGGCCAGCACCACCAGGGCGGGCAGGAGCTGCACGAAGTAGTGCGGCCAGTAAGAGCCGCCCAGGTTGACGCCGAGGAGCCCGGCGGCCAGCCAGCCGCCGAGCAGCCAACGGGCGCCCCGGTCGAACGACCGCCACCCGAGCAGCGCGACGAGCAGCACCGGGACGATGCCCATGGCGATGTCGCCGGCGTGCCATGCGAGATCCGACCAGCGCGTCGAGGCGTTCGAGCCCGCGCCGCCCATCGCCGACAACTGGTAGCCGACCAGCGCGGTCCAGTATCCGGCCCAGCCGGTCGCGAGGCCGTGGACCACCGAGGCGGCCAGCGGAAGCGCCACACCGGCCAGAAACACGACGGCGGCTTTCCCACGGCGCAGCAGCCCCACGACGACCATGCCGACGATCACGCCGTCGATGCCGGACTGTTTCATGGTCAGGGCGAGCCCCGCGGCCAGCCCGGCGGCGGCGAGCATCCACAGCGGCCGGTCACGCCGCCACCAGTAGACGACGAGGGCGACGGCAACCGTCGACGGGACGCCGGCGAGCAGCTCACCGTTGAGGGTCATGCCCTCGAGATGCGGGGCGAGGCCGGCGACGGCGTAGAGCCAGGCGGCGGCGACGCCCACCGCGCGGTTCACCAGCAGCCAGCCGATGGCGGCCAGCGCGAGCGTGATGACCGCCCCGGCGACGACCAGACCGGTCCGGATCGCCGGTCCGGAGTCGCCCAACGCCAGCAGCGCGCGGTACGTCAGCAGCAGTCCCTGCGGGCGGTCCAGCCACGCGGTGTCGTAGAGGCGGTCGCCGCGAGCCCATTGCCGGGCGACGTACGCATAGCCACCCTCGTCGGTCGACAGACCGGTGAAGACGAACGGCAGCCGCACCAGCACCGCGACCACGACCGCCGCCGCGACCGGCCACTTCGGGAATCTCGCGCCGTCCACGGTGATCGCCGGCGTCACCGTGGACGACGCGCGGCCCTCAGGCATCGAGGACGCGTTCCATCGCGGCCCGGGAGCGTCGGGTGATGCGCAGATAGCGGTCGACGAACTCCCCCGGATCCCCGCCGCCGAGCAGCAGCACCACCCCCGCCAACTCCGCCCCGTGCCGCGGTAGCTGATCGGTGGGCCTGCCCCGGACCAGCGTCAACGCGTTGCGGACCTGTGCCGCCAGCGTCCAGCCCGCGGTCATCGCCGCCGCGTCGACCTTGTCGATCAGCTTCGCTTCCAGCTCCGCGGTGAGTGCCTCGAGCGTGCGGGTCATGCGCAGGCCCGGCAGGGCGTACCCGTGCCGCAGTTGCACCAGTTGCACCGCCCACTCGACGTCGGCGAGCCCGCCACGGCCGAGTTTGGCGTGGGTGTTCGGGTCGGCACCGCGGGGCAGCCGCTCGGTCTCCACTCGGGCCTTGATCCGGCGGATCTCGACGATCTGGTCGCGGGTGAGGCCGCCGTCCGGATAGCGCATGCTGTCGGCGAGGCTCTCGAACTCGCGGCCGAGGTCCTCGTCGCCGCAGACGAAGCGGGCGCGCAGCAGGGCCTGCGACTCCCAGACCTTGGACCAGCGGGCGTAGTACTGCGCGTACGCGTTCAGGCTGCGCACGAGCGGTCCTTGACGCCCCTCGGGGCGCAGGTCGGCGTCGACGCCGAGCGGCGGGTCGGGTGCGGGCGCGCCCAGGGTGCGGCGCATCTCCTCGGCGATCGCGTGCGCGGCGCCGCTGGCCTCGGCGTCGGACACGCCCTCGGGCGCGGCGAAGACGAACAGCACGTCGGCGTCGGACGGGTAGCTCATCTCGTAGCCGCCGAGGCGACCTACGCCGATCACCGCGAAGCGCAGCCCCTCGGGGCCCGGGTGGACCCGGCGGGCGGCGTGCAGCGCGGCGCCGAGCGTGGCGTCGGTGACGGCGGAGAGGGCGATGCCCACGTCGTGGACGTCGAGCGGTTGGGCCGGGGCGAGCTCACCCGCCTGGCTGAGGATGTCGGCGCAGGCCAGCCGGAACAGCTCGCGGCGGCGCAGCGCCCGGACGGCGGCGATGGCCGGGGCCGGGTCGGTGGCGCCGTCGCGCAGGTGCCGGTCGACGGCCGCGGCGAAACCGTCGCGGAGCACGTCGCGGGGGCGGGGTTGCAGCTCCGCGTCGTCGGCGAGCAGGCGCAGCGCCTCGGGGTCGCGGATGAGCAGATCGGTCGCGTACCGGGAGAGGCTGAGCACCCGGGCGAGACGGCGGGCGACCGGGCCGCCGTCACGCAGCAGCCGCAGATACCACGGTGTGCCGCCGAGCTTGTCCGACACGTGCCGGTAGTTGAGCAGGCCGCGGTCGGGCTCGGGGGCGTCCGCGAACTCCTGCAGCAGCATCGGCAGGAGCGTGCGCTGGATCGCCGCCGTGCGGCTGACCCCGCCGGTCAGCGCCTGCAGATGCCGCAGCGCGCCGGCCGGGTCGGCGAAGCCGAGGACCTCCAGGCGACGGCCGGCCGACTCGGTGGTCATCCGCAGCGCCTCGGCGGGCACCCGGGCGACCGCCTCGAGCAGC is a genomic window containing:
- a CDS encoding helix-turn-helix transcriptional regulator, whose translation is MPRKLMGAAEIRQRLGEISRQRVYQLTHRPDWPAPYDELIQGKVWRRDDVEARIKQHRPDSDDQTP
- a CDS encoding RDD family protein; amino-acid sequence: MPTPAKETSEPAEFGRRFAALVIDWALCLMVGAFYADPRVVAWPPVLVLVVLNALLVGLFGQTPGMALARIRCVSFADGGAIGMGRGLIRGLLLVLLIPAVIMDADRRGLHDRAAGSIVVKRPAPVV
- a CDS encoding replication initiator; translated protein: MLGFGGHFLTKSRRYSVTFAILRDARVVFRRAQTGGPERAEPVAEPTTLVVNFLQFVGAGWQTPADAMLANTSAAMAREHAETARQHLQTLAA
- a CDS encoding tyrosine-type recombinase/integrase codes for the protein MPSRKHGRGKRWRVRWVDNHGSARERHFERKADADRYDANVRADLSRGQYIDDRAGRVTVADLAERWRADQLHIPSTAIRVEHAIRLHIVPGIGQMQVGQVRPSKVQAWVKDRAQVLAPTTLRVVYGYLNAIFASAVRDRLIASSPCVDIRLPGIDRDKRVIPTPEQVHRLAELMPPRLAATVYVAAGCGLRLGEVLGLEVGDIDFDAAELTVRQQLKMHKGRPPYLGRPKTKTSTRNVELPDVVATALREHLAEGCAPVEVDDDTDPRRPNRRPAELVFRAASGEPVNASTFSRTWTPVRTKVGLPPRWGFHGLRHYYATLLIHAGASVKTVQLALGHSTPTITLNEYVHEWPDVLDRTRALVDGALGTRETAATSAGSRA
- the glnA gene encoding type I glutamate--ammonia ligase, with the translated sequence MFANPEELLRYLKDEDVKFVDVRFCDLPGVMQHFNMPVESFDDSVVTDGLAFDGSSIRGFQAIHESDMMLLPDVTTAFIDPFRIQKTLALNFFIHDPFTREPYSRDPRNVAKKAETYLASSGIADTAYFGAEAEFYIFDSIRHSTSAHESFYHIDSIEGAWNSGREEEGGNRGYKTAYKGGYFPVAPVDHYSDLRDAMVRRLIDVGFTVERSHHEVGTAGQAEINYRFSTLLHAGDQMQMFKYIIKNTAWEHGKTVTFMPKPLFGDNGSGMHTHQSLWLGGEPLFYDETGYAGLSDTARWYIGGLLHHAPSLLAFTNPTVNSYRRLVPGFEAPVNLVYSQRNRSACTRIPVTGSNPKAKRVEFRVPDPSSNPYLSFSAQMMAGLDGIKNKIEPPAPIDKDLYDLPPEEWGSVKQVPASLDAVLNSLESDHEFLTAGGVFTDDLISTWIDWKRANEIDPVRLRPTPHEFEMYYNV
- a CDS encoding glycosyltransferase 87 family protein, with product MNRRIVILAALGAAAAAALAWTAVHHFYFDSGVYSGAVRYWFRDGGMIYDYLKEGTPYGFTYPPFAALVMIPMAVLPLWLIVTVASVATVVTTVLVTWWFLCPLIERRGWTPWYAVAVASCLALFFEPVRETFGFGQVNLLLLALVAGDVLLGVGRGRRWAGVGIGVATAIKLTPGIFILYLLITRRWRAAVTAIAAAATTTLVTAAFWPDASREFWTSALWDTNRVGNLEYVSNQSLRGFLARLPVDAVESQLWVAGVLAAVGLWAWRVRAADPLGGLALTGIVGCLISPVTWVHHWVWLLPALVRCVETARTHKGVFRLAVAGYVVVCTRVTFLYENGPKPPLAFLGANLYVLLGVALLLWLPAVASLADGPRSDDRGRSLDDDRAGRAVVQAAAVRVHDDRRDQQDQ
- a CDS encoding helix-turn-helix transcriptional regulator, producing the protein MATASASAAAVDRLWTIDDVSAFLRVPIATLYQWRHHRVGPPAFKVGRHLRYDPTAVRAWLVSQEA
- a CDS encoding GNAT family N-acetyltransferase encodes the protein MTEERYLAYRQGAELDYAKNIADSGALPLIEAQQKATEDFQRLLPDGLHTAGHHLWTAYDGAEEVGMAWLHVEEKSDGRHAFGYDFAVREQLRRKGYGRAIMQAAEQACRELGIVSVGLSVFGFNAGARSLYEQMGFEVTSIQMRKRL